In Silene latifolia isolate original U9 population chromosome 3, ASM4854445v1, whole genome shotgun sequence, a single window of DNA contains:
- the LOC141649565 gene encoding uncharacterized protein LOC141649565, translating to MDQECSHNLLIVEKLVTLLNLFQMHNIGFWNVRGLNSVNKQKIVKWFIHNKEAGLFGLLETKINGDNVSKISNNMLDGWCVTTNCRLHKGGRVWLLWQPSLFDVMVLQYDAQFIHAKVTAGCTQQQFFLTMVYAFNEGSERVDLWNKLKSIAQQCSGPWAMAGDFNTVTSPNERLGGNTRQEDMDDFNQCIATCGVTDIHATGAFYTWNNKQDPLHRKYSRLDRFMVNQAWMDIFSDMMAHFHHEGLLDHNPCTVSDIKLGGRKNASFKYFNMWSLTPSFTSIVSNDWGKSYNGTKMFCIVKKLKSLKGALKALNRESYSDIENKASMAIQNLESIQQQLIHDPTSSDLLSQEMELLASVRDLTKARDSFLSKKAKTQWLEDGDSNTAYFHGAIKK from the coding sequence ATGGATCAGGAGTGCAGTCACAACCTCCTGATAGTGGAAAAATTGGTAACCCTTCTCAATCTGTTTCAAATGCATAATATTGGATTCTGGAATGTGCGAGGGTTAAATAGTGTAAATAAGCAGAAAATTGTTAAATGGTTTATACATAATAAGGAAGCTGGCTTATTTGGGCTTctagaaacaaaaataaatggTGATAATGTTAGtaaaatttcaaataatatgTTGGATGGGTGGTGTGTGACTACCAATTGTAGGCTACACAAAGGTGGTAGGGTTTGGCTGTTATGGCAACCAAGTTTATTTGATGTGATGGTTCTCCAATATGATGCTCAGTTCATACATGCCAAAGTTACTGCAGGATGTACACAGCAGCAATTCTTTCTTACCATGGTCTATGCCTTTAATGAAGGGAGTGAGAGAGTTGACCTGTGGAATAAGCTTAAGAGTATAGCTCAGCAGTGTTCAGGACCTTGGGCAATGGCAGGGGATTTTAACACTGTAACTTCTCCAAATGAAAGGTTGGGAGGTAATACCAGGCAAGAGGACATGGATGACTTCAATCAGTGTATAGCTACTTGTGGAGTGACTGATATTCATGCCACAGGAGCCTTTTAcacttggaataacaagcagGATCCTTTGCATAGAAAGTACAgtagacttgacaggtttatggttaatcaagcttggatggaTATTTTCTCTGATATGATGGCTCATTTTCACCATGAGGGTCTGCTAGATCACAATCCGTGCACTGTGAGTGATATTAAGCTTGGTGGCAGGAAAAATGCTAGCTTCAAATATTTCAACATGTGGAGCTTAACACCATCTTTTACCAGCATAGTCAGTAATGATTGGGGCAAATCATACAATGGCACTAAAATGTTTTGTATTGTAAAGAAACTGAAGAGTCTTAAAGGGGCTTTGAAAGCACTGAATAGAGAGTCCTACTCAGATATTGAAAATAAAGCAAGTATGGCAATACAGAATCTGGAGAGCATTCAGCAGCAATTGATACATGATCCCACCAGTTCTGATTTATTGTCCCAGGAGATGGAGCTTCTTGCTAGTGTTAGAGACCTGACTAAGGCAAGGGATAGCTTCCTAAGTAAAAAAGCCAAGACTCAGTGGTTAGAGGATGGGGACAGTAATACTGCCTATTTTCATGGAGCAATAAAGAAATGA
- the LOC141649566 gene encoding protein FAR1-RELATED SEQUENCE 5-like, which translates to MLNQERRRSSIQGDANALEERFIKLKEIDPGFYYPIQTNSKGMLVNVFWADGRCRAMAKVFGDAISYDATFLCNRYKMSFTPFVGVNHHGSTVVLASVLISHEDAASFTWVFRRWLDCMGRPPSVIITDQCRGIGLVVKTESKDIDDFEASWQTFVNKYGIRRHSWIKEMYEKRESWVSLYWRHMFCADNYENALRVKVEEEERLNFACTNKPSLYDKSVIVEEVFQRAYTNKMFAKVKKEVYALIHINASSEMNIGQFSSFVVTEEVKHPFWGKTLMRGD; encoded by the exons ATGCTCAATCAAGAACGACGACGCAGTAGTATTCAAGGTGATGCTAATGCTCTTGAAGAAAGATTTATTAAGTTGAAAGAAATCGATCCCGGTTTTTACTATCCAATCCAGACGAATTCAAAAGGGATGTTGGTTAATGTATTTTGGGCCGATGGACGTTGCAGGGCTATGGCAAAGGTATTTGGTGATGCGATTTCTTATGACGCTACGTTCCTTTGTAACAG GTACAAAATGTCGTTTACTCCGTTTGTTGGTGTAAATCATCACGGTAGTACTGTTGTGCTTGCATCCGTTTTGATTTCACACGAGGACGCCGCAAGCTTTACTTGGGTGTTTAGGAGATGGTTAGACTGTATGGGTAGACCTCCTTCAGTTATAATCACCGATCAGTGTAGGGGGATTGGTTTGGTTGTGAAGACC GAGAGTAAGGACATCGATGATTTTgaggcatcttggcaaactttTGTCAATAAATATGGGATACGACGGCATAGCTGGATCAAGGAGATGTATGAAAAAAGAGAGTCATGGGTTTCGTTGTATTGGAGGCACATGTTTTGCGCAG ACAACTACGAAAATGCCCTACGAGTCAAGGTCGAGGAGGAAGAACGATTAAACTTTGCTTGCACCAATAAACCGTCTTTGTACGATAAGAGTGTAATCGTTGAGGAAGTCTTCCAAAGAGCTTATACTAATAAGATGTTCGCGAAGGTTAAAAAAGAGGTGTACGCCCTTATACACATTAATGCTTCTAGTGAAATGAATATCGGGCAATTCTCTTCTTTTGTTGTAACCGAGGAGGTGAAACATCCGTTTTGGGGCAAAACCCTAATGAGAGGCGATTAG
- the LOC141649567 gene encoding uncharacterized protein LOC141649567, which produces MATNGVSSSQPLIPSFDGDKYEFWSIKMRTLFKSQELWDLVEDGFDDSDVEQQRLKENRKKDAKALLFLQSSVHENIFSELHRKATSKEAWQILKTEFKGSDKVIAVKLQTLRRDFETLNMQNNESVQDYLSRASTIVNKMKSYGEDISNKTVVPKILRSLTSRFDSIVAAIEETHDMSTYSFDELMSSLQAHE; this is translated from the coding sequence ATGGCCACTAATGGAGTCTCCAGTTCTCAACCATTAATACCAAGTTTTGATGGGGATAAATATGAGTTTTGGTCAATTAAAATGAGAACTTTGTTTAAATCTCAAGAGCTATGGGATTTAGTTGAAGATGGTTTTGACGACTCGGATGTCGAACAACAAAGATTGAAAGAAAATAGGAAAAAAGATGCAAAAGCGCTCCTATTTCTTCAATCATCTGTTCATGAAAATATTTTCTCCGAATTGCATCGCAAAGCAACTTCGAAGGAGGCATGGCAAATTTTAAAAACTGAATTCAAAGGCTCGGATAAGGTAATCGCTGTTAAGCTTCAAACGCTACGCCGCGATTTTGAAACTTTAAATATGCAAAATAATGAGTCCGTGCAGGATTACCTATCTAGAGCTAGTACAATTGTGAATAAAATGAAGTCTTATGGGGAAGATATTTCAAATAAAACAGTGGTTCCAAAAATTTTGAGAAGTCTTACTTCTAGATTTGATTCTATTGTCGCTGCAATTGAAGAAACTCATGATATGTCAACTTATTCTTTTGATGAATTAATGAGTTCTTTGCAAGCTCATGAATAA
- the LOC141647901 gene encoding nascent polypeptide-associated complex subunit alpha-like protein 1, producing MTAQTQEELLAAHLEQQKIDHDEPVVEDDDEDDDEDDDDDELEGALDVDGSGRLKQSRSEKKSRKAMLKLGMKPITGVSRVTVKKSKNILFVISKPDVFKSPASDTYVIFGEAKIEDLSSQLQTQAAEQFKAPDLSNVISQPETSAVAIDDEDEDPTGVEPKDIDLVMTQAGVSKGKAIRALKASNGDIVTAIMDLTN from the exons ATGACTGCTCAAACCCAGGAAGAGCTTCTCGCTGCTCACCTTGAACAGCAGAAAATCGAT CATGATGAGCCAGTTGTtgaggatgatgatgaagatgatgacgaGGACGACGATGATGATGAGTTGGAAG GGGCCCTTGATGTTGATGGGTCTGGTAGGTTGAAGCAAAGCCGGAGTGAAAAGAAGAGCCGAAAAGCCATGTTGAAGCTTGGTATGAAGCCCATCACTGGTGTCAGCCGGGTCACAGTGAAGAAGAGCAAGAAT ATATTGTTTGTCATCTCAAAGCCCGATGTCTTCAAGAGCCCGGCATCAGACACTTACGTTATCTTTGGGGAGGCTAAGATTGAAGATCTGAGCTCACAACTTCAAACACAAGCAGCAGAGCAATTCAAGGCTCCGGACTTGAGCAACGTGATTTCCCAGCCTGAAACATCTGCAGTGGCTATTGATGACGAGGATGAGGACCCCACCGGAGTGGAACCCAAGGACATCGATCTGGTTATGACACAAGCAGGAGTGAGCAAGGGCAAGGCAATCAGAGCTCTCAAGGCTTCTAATGGTGATATCGTGACTGCTATTATGGACTTGACCAATTGA